The following coding sequences lie in one Agrobacterium vitis genomic window:
- a CDS encoding Tn3 family transposase codes for MVRRALLSEAWWQQATIIPDNEREIAKHYTLDRSDLDLIMRQNKASNRLGLACVLATLRYPGRPLADGEVLPAGVLRFLARQIGVDHHEIERYFERPQTRREHLALLFDRMQMRPFVPSDVRALTGWLTPAAQTLRHADVLADMVVEELRRRRILLPARPALEAIIHVAIRRGIRIAHRALAGGISEGQKLDLDKLLDPREGTSVTILAWARTPALSPAAVNLDRIAERIRFLRSLNLPTTLMDRIPAKVFDEFAAEGTRMSAQHLRDLNTERRHAVLAATVLHLSRHLTDCAIDMFKKLMGILTRRANNQAAARVTRSVREVQTPLKDVSKVCHAIIKAREKGEDMAKALDLVIQWPAFTTSVQAVDTLIAPDVIDGKIEMLQRYPTIRKLAPQFLSTLVFRGHAVAANLLRALSVVAGLYRTGKRTIPDKAPISFAPKGWMPLILKDGKIDRRAYELCLFSELKRRLDAGDVWVEGAKRFQSFESFLIPTPTFELMREEGPLPIAVDTDVETYLRQQRQLLNDGLADLSRLAAAGELDDVELTGAGFSVTPHKAMFPDIAKSLKLKVESRLPAIRITDLLLEVDARTEFSNAFTHLRSGRTADNKLALLTAILADGINLGLTRMADVSPGITMRQLAWAHDWHIREEGYTAAHAILVNAQRQLPLASLWGDGTTSSSDGQYFPAGGHAEAIGDLNGRYGPNPGAKFYRFTSDQYGAFYIIAMNANASEAIYVLDGLLYHGSDLAIGTHYVDTGGVSDMSFALCHLVGFQIVPRLRGLKDRKLYLFPRDAPPENLAPLVGEHINVERIKANWNDILRLVTTIRSGQVRPSTLLAKLSAFPRQNGLALALRDLGRINRSIFLPQWWQNPEMRRNATAGLNKSESQNTLARALFFNRLGELRDRTFESQFYRASGLNLLINAIVYWNTLYLEPAFAELNRDGIPTPLDIIKHITPLGWQHISLTGDYIWTPTDGVDLRPLRRETSILAA; via the coding sequence ATGGTGCGAAGAGCATTACTGAGCGAGGCATGGTGGCAACAGGCGACGATCATCCCGGATAACGAAAGGGAGATCGCCAAACATTACACGCTGGATCGATCGGATCTCGACCTGATCATGCGACAGAACAAGGCCTCGAACAGACTGGGCCTCGCCTGTGTTCTGGCCACGCTACGATACCCTGGCCGACCGCTTGCGGATGGCGAGGTCCTGCCGGCTGGCGTCTTACGATTTCTGGCGCGGCAGATCGGCGTCGATCACCATGAGATCGAACGTTATTTCGAGCGCCCACAGACGCGGCGCGAGCATCTGGCCCTGCTTTTCGACAGAATGCAGATGCGTCCGTTTGTGCCTTCGGACGTGCGGGCACTCACAGGCTGGCTGACACCTGCCGCACAAACCCTGCGCCACGCCGATGTATTGGCGGATATGGTCGTGGAAGAACTGCGACGCAGGAGAATTCTCTTGCCAGCGCGGCCAGCGCTCGAAGCCATCATTCATGTGGCGATCAGGCGCGGCATTCGTATTGCTCATCGGGCCTTGGCCGGCGGGATCTCAGAAGGCCAAAAGCTCGATCTGGACAAGCTTCTCGATCCGCGTGAGGGGACAAGCGTGACTATTCTTGCCTGGGCGAGAACGCCAGCATTGTCGCCAGCCGCCGTCAACCTCGACAGAATTGCCGAGCGCATTCGCTTTCTCCGGTCTCTGAACCTGCCGACGACGTTGATGGATCGCATTCCGGCCAAGGTCTTTGACGAATTTGCTGCAGAGGGGACGCGAATGAGCGCGCAGCATCTGCGCGACCTTAACACCGAACGCCGACATGCTGTCCTGGCTGCAACAGTGCTCCACCTTTCCCGCCATCTCACCGATTGCGCGATCGACATGTTCAAGAAACTCATGGGCATCCTGACGCGGCGAGCCAATAACCAGGCGGCTGCTCGCGTCACCCGATCCGTTCGGGAAGTGCAGACGCCGTTGAAGGACGTTTCAAAAGTCTGCCATGCGATCATCAAGGCCAGAGAGAAGGGTGAGGACATGGCCAAAGCGCTTGATCTGGTCATCCAATGGCCAGCTTTTACAACCAGTGTCCAGGCGGTCGATACGCTGATCGCGCCGGATGTTATCGACGGTAAAATCGAAATGCTCCAGCGCTATCCGACGATCAGGAAACTGGCGCCACAGTTTCTCTCCACTCTCGTGTTCCGCGGTCACGCAGTGGCGGCGAACCTCTTGCGGGCGCTATCCGTGGTCGCGGGTCTATATCGTACGGGCAAAAGGACCATACCCGACAAGGCACCGATCTCCTTTGCGCCGAAGGGCTGGATGCCTCTCATACTCAAAGATGGAAAGATTGATCGCAGGGCTTATGAGCTTTGCCTGTTCAGCGAATTGAAGCGCCGGCTCGATGCGGGCGATGTCTGGGTGGAAGGAGCCAAACGCTTCCAGTCTTTCGAAAGCTTTCTCATTCCCACGCCGACATTCGAGCTGATGCGTGAGGAAGGACCGCTTCCAATCGCCGTTGATACCGATGTCGAGACGTATCTTCGCCAACAGCGCCAGCTGCTGAACGATGGACTGGCTGACCTCTCGCGTCTGGCCGCAGCCGGCGAGCTCGACGATGTAGAACTGACCGGGGCGGGGTTTAGCGTCACGCCGCACAAGGCTATGTTTCCGGACATCGCCAAGTCGCTGAAGCTAAAGGTGGAAAGCCGTCTGCCTGCGATCCGCATCACTGACCTTTTGCTCGAGGTTGACGCCCGAACGGAATTTTCGAACGCCTTTACCCATTTGCGCAGCGGTCGGACGGCCGACAACAAGCTTGCGCTCCTCACCGCCATCCTGGCGGACGGGATCAATCTCGGTCTCACGAGAATGGCGGACGTTTCCCCCGGCATTACGATGCGCCAACTCGCCTGGGCGCACGACTGGCATATTCGCGAGGAAGGTTACACGGCCGCGCACGCCATTCTCGTCAACGCCCAGAGGCAATTGCCTCTGGCAAGCTTGTGGGGCGATGGAACAACGTCATCCTCCGATGGCCAGTATTTTCCGGCGGGCGGACACGCCGAGGCGATCGGCGACCTCAACGGCCGCTATGGTCCCAACCCCGGCGCCAAATTCTACCGGTTCACCTCTGACCAGTACGGCGCTTTCTACATCATCGCCATGAATGCCAATGCGAGCGAAGCCATCTATGTCCTCGATGGACTGCTCTATCATGGCAGCGATCTCGCCATCGGAACCCACTATGTCGATACCGGCGGGGTAAGCGATATGAGCTTCGCCCTTTGCCATCTCGTTGGTTTCCAGATTGTGCCTCGGCTGCGCGGTCTCAAGGATCGCAAGCTCTATCTTTTCCCGCGCGACGCGCCTCCCGAAAACCTGGCGCCGCTCGTTGGCGAGCACATCAACGTCGAGCGGATCAAGGCAAACTGGAACGACATCCTGCGGCTGGTCACGACGATCCGTTCCGGGCAGGTTCGGCCTTCGACCCTGTTGGCAAAGCTGTCCGCATTCCCACGCCAGAACGGACTGGCGTTGGCGCTACGCGATCTCGGTCGCATCAATCGGTCCATCTTTCTGCCCCAGTGGTGGCAGAACCCCGAAATGCGCAGGAACGCGACGGCCGGCCTCAACAAGAGCGAATCCCAGAACACCTTGGCCCGCGCACTGTTCTTCAATCGCCTCGGAGAATTGCGCGACCGGACTTTCGAGAGCCAGTTCTACCGAGCATCTGGACTGAACCTGCTAATCAACGCCATCGTCTACTGGAACACACTCTATCTTGAACCGGCGTTCGCCGAGCTCAACCGAGATGGCATTCCCACGCCGCTTGACATCATCAAACACATTACCCCACTCGGCTGGCAGCACATCAGTCTCACCGGCGATTACATCTGGACCCCAACAGACGGCGTTGATCTCAGGCCATTGCGGCGCGAAACATCTATCCTCGCAGCGTGA